In Haloterrigena turkmenica DSM 5511, a single genomic region encodes these proteins:
- the aglJ gene encoding S-layer glycoprotein N-glycosyltransferase AglJ, with translation MGNDAVRADARLSSGDGEVIAMSAETREISPDDVCVLIPTLDEAATIGDVIDGFHEQGYTNVLVADGGSDDGTREIARDRGAHVFVQSGEGKGQAVREAVEYVNVPYVVMLDGDGTYDPVDIDAMIEPLSRGYEHVIGNRFADMDDDAMKALNGFGNRMINRSFSVIHGADYEDILSGYRAFTVDSFDRLSIDSDGFTLETELAVECVKHGIDTTVVPISYGARPDESETNLHPIRDGGTIILALYSLAKTNNPLFYFGSFGVGGILFGGAIASYVLWEWIQYQIGHEIMALVSAAAILLGVQLLIFGVLSDMLLSLHREQRRRLEQITRKSRERDDDGR, from the coding sequence ATGGGAAATGACGCGGTTCGCGCGGACGCGAGGCTCTCGAGCGGCGATGGAGAGGTCATCGCTATGAGCGCCGAGACGCGGGAGATCTCTCCCGACGACGTTTGCGTTCTCATTCCGACCCTCGACGAGGCGGCGACGATCGGCGACGTCATCGACGGCTTTCACGAGCAGGGCTACACGAACGTGCTCGTCGCCGACGGCGGGAGCGACGACGGAACCCGGGAGATCGCCCGCGACCGCGGCGCCCACGTCTTCGTCCAGTCCGGCGAGGGGAAGGGCCAGGCCGTCCGCGAGGCAGTCGAGTACGTCAACGTCCCCTACGTGGTGATGTTAGACGGCGACGGGACCTACGATCCCGTCGATATCGACGCCATGATCGAGCCCCTCTCGCGGGGGTACGAGCACGTGATCGGCAATCGCTTTGCGGACATGGACGACGACGCGATGAAGGCGTTGAACGGCTTCGGCAACCGGATGATCAACCGCTCGTTCAGCGTCATTCACGGTGCCGACTACGAGGACATCCTCTCGGGGTACCGAGCGTTCACCGTCGACTCGTTCGACCGGCTCTCGATCGACTCGGACGGCTTCACTCTCGAGACGGAGCTCGCCGTCGAGTGCGTCAAGCACGGTATCGACACGACCGTCGTGCCGATCAGTTACGGCGCCCGCCCCGACGAGTCGGAGACGAACCTCCACCCGATCAGGGACGGCGGCACGATCATCCTCGCGCTGTACTCGCTGGCCAAGACCAACAACCCGCTGTTTTATTTCGGCAGTTTCGGCGTCGGCGGGATCCTCTTTGGCGGTGCGATCGCGTCGTACGTCCTCTGGGAGTGGATCCAGTACCAGATCGGCCACGAGATCATGGCGCTGGTCTCGGCGGCCGCGATTCTGTTGGGCGTCCAGTTACTCATCTTCGGCGTCCTCTCGGATATGCTCCTCTCTTTGCACCGCGAGCAGCGGCGCCGTCTCGAGCAGATCACTCGCAAGAGCCGCGAGCGAGACGACGACGGACGATAA
- the aglM gene encoding UDP-glucose 6-dehydrogenase AglM, whose translation MDVSIIGSGYVGTTIAACLADLGHDVLNVEIDEDIVATINAGEAPIHESGLEERIAEHAGTNLRATTDYDEIRETDVTFLCLPTPQTDDGSLDLAPMRAGTESLGRTLAEKDGDHLVVVKSTVLPGTTEEVVGPILEEESGRRIGDGLEISMNPEFLRMSTAVEDFLEPDKVVLGASSEGAAATLRELYAPILEREETDLVETDVREAELIKYANNAFLASKVSLVNELGNVAKEYGADAYEVLDAVGLDDRISDRFMRSGLGWGGSCFPKDVNALRAGAREQGYDPDLLDAVVSVNDEQPRRLVALLAEHVPFEGARVAVLGLSFKPGTDDVRKSRALDVIEHLRERGAEVVAYDPVAVENVRPDYPEIEYADSADEALAGADGAVVATDWPEFDDLAFDGMERRVLVDGRRIDVDRDALEVYEGLTW comes from the coding sequence ATGGACGTCTCTATCATCGGCAGCGGCTACGTCGGCACCACCATCGCCGCCTGCCTCGCCGATCTCGGTCACGACGTGCTGAACGTCGAGATCGACGAGGACATCGTCGCGACTATCAACGCCGGCGAGGCCCCGATCCACGAGTCGGGCCTCGAGGAGCGAATCGCCGAGCACGCGGGCACGAACCTCCGTGCGACGACGGACTACGACGAGATCCGGGAAACCGACGTCACTTTCCTCTGCCTCCCGACGCCCCAGACCGACGACGGCAGTCTCGATCTGGCGCCCATGCGGGCGGGCACCGAGTCTCTGGGGCGGACGCTCGCCGAGAAGGACGGCGACCACCTCGTGGTCGTCAAGAGCACGGTTCTCCCCGGAACCACGGAGGAGGTCGTCGGCCCGATCCTCGAGGAGGAGTCCGGCCGCCGAATCGGCGACGGGCTCGAGATCTCGATGAACCCCGAGTTCCTGCGGATGAGCACGGCCGTCGAGGACTTCCTCGAGCCCGATAAGGTCGTGCTCGGCGCCTCGAGCGAGGGCGCCGCCGCGACGCTGCGCGAACTCTACGCCCCAATTCTCGAGCGCGAGGAGACGGATCTCGTCGAGACCGACGTTCGGGAGGCGGAACTCATCAAGTACGCCAACAACGCCTTCCTCGCGTCGAAGGTCTCGCTGGTCAACGAACTGGGGAACGTCGCAAAGGAGTACGGCGCGGACGCCTACGAGGTCCTCGACGCGGTCGGGCTCGACGACCGTATCTCCGACCGCTTCATGCGCTCGGGGCTGGGCTGGGGCGGCTCCTGTTTCCCGAAGGACGTCAACGCCCTGCGGGCCGGTGCCCGCGAACAGGGGTACGACCCCGACCTGCTCGACGCCGTCGTCTCGGTCAACGACGAGCAACCCCGCCGGCTCGTCGCCCTGCTCGCCGAGCACGTCCCGTTCGAGGGAGCCCGCGTCGCGGTGCTAGGGCTGTCGTTCAAGCCCGGAACCGACGACGTGCGCAAGTCCCGCGCGCTCGACGTGATCGAGCACCTCCGCGAGCGCGGCGCCGAGGTCGTCGCCTACGACCCGGTCGCCGTCGAGAACGTCCGGCCGGACTACCCCGAGATCGAGTACGCCGACTCGGCCGACGAGGCGCTCGCGGGCGCCGACGGCGCGGTCGTCGCGACCGACTGGCCGGAGTTCGACGACCTCGCGTTCGACGGGATGGAACGCCGGGTGCTGGTCGACGGCCGCCGGATCGACGTCGACCGGGACGCCCTCGAGGTCTACGAGGGGCTCACCTGGTAA